Proteins encoded by one window of Serratia nevei:
- a CDS encoding diguanylate cyclase domain-containing protein: MRLLRKNRSGNARPTLGRVLQRVHLGLALIAVGTAGIFLTLVALFALRAYANHNLHLIARSISYTVEAAVVFEDRTAAREALMLIASNEEVSDARILDNNGKMLANWRHPTDGPLHGLEQIVAHWALPEPVILPITHEGKQVGQVWLSGNGGSLLRFLLRGMVGMIACLVLSTLCALVLSRRMLVGIVSSLDDIANVAHAVRRDRTFGLRVPSAPIAELHELSNDFNGLLDELEAWQAHLKQENDSLAHRATHDSLTGLPNRAFFEGRLSRALGDIEPPAKLAVLFIDGDRFKEVNDSYGHAAGDAVLTTIAGRIRAQLRETDLVARLGGDEFAVLLAPVHGTEDVLQIADNIIDCMTQPVILPNDEAVITSLSIGIALYPDHASTPQGLLHEADDAMYQAKHRYNGGWRLAIHK; encoded by the coding sequence ATGAGGCTGTTGCGTAAAAACCGTTCCGGCAATGCGCGCCCGACGCTGGGCCGAGTGCTGCAGCGGGTGCATCTTGGGCTGGCGCTGATCGCCGTCGGCACCGCCGGCATCTTTTTGACGCTGGTGGCGCTGTTTGCACTGCGCGCCTATGCCAACCACAACCTGCACCTGATCGCGCGCTCCATCAGTTATACCGTCGAGGCCGCCGTGGTGTTTGAAGACCGCACCGCCGCGCGCGAGGCGCTGATGCTGATCGCCTCCAACGAAGAAGTATCGGACGCGCGGATCCTCGACAACAACGGCAAGATGCTGGCCAACTGGCGCCATCCCACCGATGGGCCGCTGCACGGCCTGGAGCAGATCGTCGCACACTGGGCGCTGCCCGAACCGGTCATCCTGCCCATCACCCACGAGGGTAAGCAGGTCGGCCAGGTCTGGCTGAGCGGCAACGGCGGCAGCCTGCTGCGTTTCCTGTTGCGCGGCATGGTCGGCATGATCGCCTGCCTGGTGCTCAGTACCTTGTGCGCCCTGGTGTTGTCGCGCCGTATGCTGGTCGGCATCGTCAGTTCGCTGGACGACATCGCCAACGTGGCGCACGCGGTGCGCCGCGATCGCACCTTCGGCCTGCGGGTGCCGTCGGCGCCGATCGCCGAGCTGCATGAGCTCAGCAACGATTTCAACGGCTTGCTCGACGAGCTGGAGGCCTGGCAGGCCCACCTGAAGCAGGAGAACGACTCGCTGGCCCACCGGGCGACGCACGACAGCCTGACCGGCTTGCCGAATCGCGCCTTCTTCGAAGGGCGGCTGAGCCGCGCCCTGGGCGATATCGAGCCGCCGGCAAAATTGGCGGTGCTGTTTATCGACGGCGATCGCTTCAAGGAAGTGAACGACAGTTACGGCCACGCCGCAGGCGATGCGGTGCTGACCACCATTGCCGGACGCATTCGCGCGCAGCTGCGCGAGACCGATCTGGTCGCGCGTCTGGGCGGGGATGAATTCGCCGTGCTGCTGGCGCCGGTACACGGCACGGAAGATGTCCTGCAGATCGCTGACAACATCATCGACTGCATGACGCAACCGGTCATTTTGCCGAACGACGAGGCGGTCATTACCTCTCTGAGTATCGGTATTGCGCTGTACCCTGATCACGCCTCGACGCCTCAGGGTCTTTTGCACGAAGCTGACGATGCGATGTATCAGGCAAAGCATCGTTATA
- a CDS encoding YfiR family protein, with the protein MASKTAIAMRCAKSPVPGFHAARLNIGRLLLIVLLVLLTLPGPARAADDPYQKRTHAVTTVVVGIISYARWSREPNPIRLCVTAPTQYAEGLFDPILLSAPRPIKAERVPFDSPTLSTGCDVIYLGNITAAQRQNFMQRISGNSILSISENDSECSAGSAFCLQIDGDQASFKVNLDALARSGVRVHPNVLQLARKQAPPL; encoded by the coding sequence ATGGCAAGTAAGACCGCGATAGCGATGCGTTGCGCAAAAAGCCCCGTGCCGGGCTTCCATGCCGCACGCCTGAATATCGGTCGCCTGTTGCTGATCGTTTTGTTGGTGCTGCTGACGTTGCCCGGGCCTGCGCGCGCCGCCGATGATCCCTATCAAAAGCGCACGCACGCCGTAACGACCGTGGTGGTCGGCATCATCAGCTACGCCCGCTGGTCGCGTGAACCCAATCCGATCCGGTTGTGCGTGACCGCACCCACCCAGTATGCCGAAGGGTTGTTCGATCCGATCCTGCTCAGCGCCCCGCGTCCGATTAAAGCCGAGCGCGTGCCGTTCGACAGCCCAACGCTGAGTACCGGCTGCGATGTTATCTACTTAGGGAACATCACCGCCGCGCAGAGACAAAATTTCATGCAGCGCATTTCCGGCAACTCCATTCTCAGCATCAGCGAGAACGATAGCGAATGCTCCGCCGGCAGCGCATTTTGCCTGCAGATCGATGGGGATCAGGCCAGCTTCAAGGTCAACCTGGACGCCCTGGCGCGCAGCGGCGTGCGCGTCCACCCCAACGTGCTGCAGCTGGCACGCAAACAGGCGCCGCCGCTATGA